Part of the Sinorhizobium sp. BG8 genome, CAATGCGCAGGTTGTCTGGCGTGATCGTGACGCCCTGTGCGGACAGCTTCTCGATTTCGGCGATCAGCGCATGCGGGTCGACGACGACACCGTTGCCGATGACCGCCATCTTGCCGGGACGCACGACGCCCGAAGGAAGCAAGGAGAGCTTGTAGCTGGTGCCGTCGATTACGAGCGTATGGCCGGCATTGTGCCCGCCCTGGAAGCGAACCACGATATCCGCACGCTCGGAGAGCCAGTCGACAATCTTGCCTTTGCCCTCGTCGCCCCACTGCGACCCGATCACCACGACATTCGTCATTTCGTATTTCCTGTCCTTGCGCGCTCGCGCGCACCACACACAAACCCGCGCATCTATACTGTGTTGCTTCGGGGAAAGCGACCCTGTTGTCAGCGGTCAATCGAGCTTTTTGCGTGGCTTGAACTGGATTATTGGTTTAAGTGGGCCATCTTCCGCGAAGCTTTCCTCAAAATCCCCTTACTGGATACGACACTGTGAATGGCAAGGCCTATTTCTATCTCTGCGTGACCGCTCTCTTTTGGGGCGGCAATTCGGTCGCGGGGAAAATGGCCGTCGGACATGTCAGCCCCCTGGTGCTCACGACGCTGCGCTGGGTGCTGGCTCTCGCCATCATCCTCACATTCATGACGCCGCAGATCCGGCGCGACTGGCCGAAGATCCGGAAACACTGGCCACAACTGCTCGTCTACGGCGCTTTCGGGTTCACGGCGTTCAACGTACTCCTCTACACCGCCCTGAAGCACACGAGCGCGATCAACGTCGTGATCGAGCAGGCCGGCATTCCCATGCTGATCTTCGTGTTCAACTTTCTGCTTTTCCGTGTTCCCGCGTCACCCATGCAGATCGCCGGCTTCACGGTTACGCTGGTGGGCGTGCTCGTCGCCGCCTCCCATGGGCAGTTCGCAAATCTGCTGGCATTGCAGTTCAACCTCGGGGACGCCCTCATGCTGGGTGCCTGCCTGGTCTACGCCGGCTACACCGTGTCGTTGCGGTGGAAGCCGGACATGCACTGGCAGAGTTTCATCGCCGCTCCAGCCCTGGGCGCCCTTCTGAGCTCGCTGCCGATCCTCGGCTGGGAGGCTGCCTCGGGCGGCATGATCCTGCCGGATACCAAGGGCTGGGCGATCATCATCTACGCTGCAATCTTCCCTTCCCTGATGTCGCAGGTGCTCTACGTGCGGGGCATCGAGATGATCGGCCCGAACAGGGCAGGCCTCTTCATCAATGCGATCCCGATTTTCGGCACGCTGCTCTCCGTCATCCTGATCGGCGAGGAATTTCACCTCTACCACTTCGTCGCGCTTCTGCTTGTGCTCGGCGGAATAGCGATTGCAGAATGGGGCAAGGTGAAGCGGAAAGCATAGCGGCTGGCGTCTATCAACTCCGTCAGTTGATCGGCCCCGGCGCGCCGGGCGACGCTTCACTATGAAATTTCACCCCTCACAAATCGCAGTCAGCCTGACCCTCACCGGGCGCTAACACTTAAGTTTTACTTATACTTTTAATGATTCAGTCCTGCACGATAAGGTTTTATTGTGAGGCTTGCCCCGGTGAAGAACATACGCATTTCCGCCCGCATCTATCTTCTGACTGCGATGGCGTTATTTTTCATGGCAGCAGCCATGACCTACAAGACGCAATCGGCCACCGAGGAGGTGAATGCCGAGCGTCGCCAGATGTTGCGCAATGTCACCGACGCGGCAGTCTCGGTTGTTGCCGCCTACGAAAAGCAGGAAAAGGACGGCACGCTTACCCGCGAGCAGGCGCAAAAGGCGGCCATCGCCGATGTCATGAGCATGCGCTTCGGCGAGGGCGGATACTTCTTCATCAACAGCTTCGAAGGCCTGATGGTCGCCCATCCGCTCAACAAGAAGCTGATAGGCACCGACGTGCGCGGCCTGAAGGACCAGAACGGCAAGAGCTTCAACACCGAACTCATCGGCCTCGCGCAGAACCCCGGCGAAGGCTTCGTGGATTATGTCTGGGACAAGCCCGGCAAGAGCGAGCCCGTCGAGAAGTTTTCCTATGTCCGAGGCTTCGCTCCCTGGGGCTGGGGGATCGGCACCGGCGTCTACGCGGATGATCTCGCCGCCCAGTACGTCCGCTCCATGACCGTCACGGTCGTCATCACAATCCTCGCTGGTCTGGCGACGCTTGCCGCGGCCATGGCGATCGGGCGCTCGATCAGCCGCCCCATCAACCGGCTGAAGGACGTCATGCTCGAAGTTTCCCGCAACGACACCCGGTCGGAAGTTCCTGACACCGGCCGCGAGGATGAGATCGGCCACATGGCGGATGCGCTCGTCGTGCTGCGAAACTCGGTGATCGAACGCAACCTGCTGGAAAAGCGTCAGCGCGAACAGCAGGAGCTGATCGACAGCGAACGCAGTTCGAACGAAGACCGCCAGCGCGCGGCATCGCAGAGCCAGTCGCGCGTGGTTACCACGATCGGTGGCGCCCTGGAGCGCCTGGCAAGCGGAGACCTCACCATCGAAGTCCCGGATCTCGGCACTGACTATGACAAGCTGCGCCGCGACTTCAACACTGCCGTTCATGCCCTGAGGTCGACCATCAGCGCCATCGCCGACTCGACTTCCATCGTAAACGGCAGCGCCGGCGAGATCAGCAAGGCCGCCAACGATCTGTCCCAGAGGACCGAGCAACAGGCAGCCTCCCTCGAGGAAACTGCTGCGGCACTGGACGAGATCACCTCCGCGGTTCAGAACTCGACGACCCGCGCGGAAGAAGCAAAGCGGATGGTGTCCGACGCTCGCAAGGGTGCCGCGGCTTCGAGCGAGGTCGTTCGCAATGCGATCGACGCCATGGGGCGG contains:
- a CDS encoding DMT family transporter, which encodes MNGKAYFYLCVTALFWGGNSVAGKMAVGHVSPLVLTTLRWVLALAIILTFMTPQIRRDWPKIRKHWPQLLVYGAFGFTAFNVLLYTALKHTSAINVVIEQAGIPMLIFVFNFLLFRVPASPMQIAGFTVTLVGVLVAASHGQFANLLALQFNLGDALMLGACLVYAGYTVSLRWKPDMHWQSFIAAPALGALLSSLPILGWEAASGGMILPDTKGWAIIIYAAIFPSLMSQVLYVRGIEMIGPNRAGLFINAIPIFGTLLSVILIGEEFHLYHFVALLLVLGGIAIAEWGKVKRKA
- a CDS encoding methyl-accepting chemotaxis protein gives rise to the protein MKNIRISARIYLLTAMALFFMAAAMTYKTQSATEEVNAERRQMLRNVTDAAVSVVAAYEKQEKDGTLTREQAQKAAIADVMSMRFGEGGYFFINSFEGLMVAHPLNKKLIGTDVRGLKDQNGKSFNTELIGLAQNPGEGFVDYVWDKPGKSEPVEKFSYVRGFAPWGWGIGTGVYADDLAAQYVRSMTVTVVITILAGLATLAAAMAIGRSISRPINRLKDVMLEVSRNDTRSEVPDTGREDEIGHMADALVVLRNSVIERNLLEKRQREQQELIDSERSSNEDRQRAASQSQSRVVTTIGGALERLASGDLTIEVPDLGTDYDKLRRDFNTAVHALRSTISAIADSTSIVNGSAGEISKAANDLSQRTEQQAASLEETAAALDEITSAVQNSTTRAEEAKRMVSDARKGAAASSEVVRNAIDAMGRIESSSSKIGEIIGVIDDIAFQTNLLALNAGVEAARAGEAGKGFAVVAQEVRELAQRSANAAKEIKTLITASSTEVAAGVELVEATGTSLSDIERRVNEINERIVAIATAAQEQAVGLREINTAVNQMDQMTQQNAAMVEQTSAASQTLAGESGQLAARIAHFKMEGSHQQHGYTARRAA